A part of Saccharomyces cerevisiae S288C chromosome XIV, complete sequence genomic DNA contains:
- the RHO2 gene encoding Rho family GTPase RHO2 (Non-essential small GTPase of the Rho/Rac family of Ras-like proteins; involved in the establishment of cell polarity and in microtubule assembly) translates to MSEKAVRRKLVIIGDGACGKTSLLYVFTLGKFPEQYHPTVFENYVTDCRVDGIKVSLTLWDTAGQEEYERLRPFSYSKADIILIGFAVDNFESLINARTKWADEALRYCPDAPIVLVGLKKDLRQEAHFKENATDEMVPIEDAKQVARAIGAKKYMECSALTGEGVDDVFEVATRTSLLMKKEPGANCCIIL, encoded by the coding sequence ATGTCTGAAAAGGCCGTTAGAAGGAAActtgttattattggtgATGGTGCTTGTGGCAAGACCTCTTTACTATATGTATTTACATTAGGAAAATTCCCTGAACAATATCATCCGACAGTGTTCGAGAATTATGTCACTGATTGCAGAGTTGACGGAATAAAAGTGTCCTTAACGCTCTGGGATACAGCGGGACAAGAGGAATATGAACGTTTACGTCCATTCTCATATTCAAAAGCagatataatattaattgGGTTTGCTGTAGACAATTTTGAATCACTAATTAACGCAAGGACGAAATGGGCGGATGAGGCATTACGATATTGTCCTGACGCACCAATCGTTCTTGTAGGCTTGAAAAAAGATTTGAGGCAAGAAGCCCATTTTAAAGAGAATGCTACCGATGAAATGGTTCCCATTGAAGATGCAAAACAAGTTGCAAGGGCCATTGGGGCCAAGAAATACATGGAATGTAGTGCACTGACTGGTGAGGGTGTGGATGATGTCTTTGAAGTAGCTACAAGAACCAGTTTGCTTATGAAGAAGGAACCAGGGGCTAACTGTTGCataattttataa